A single region of the Drosophila takahashii strain IR98-3 E-12201 chromosome 2R, DtakHiC1v2, whole genome shotgun sequence genome encodes:
- the Khc-73 gene encoding kinesin-like protein KIF13A isoform X10, protein MSSDKIKVAVRVRPFNRREIELGTKCIVEMEKQQTILQNPPPLEKIERKQPKTFAFDHCFYSLNPEDDNFASQETVFDCVGRGILDNAFQGYNACIFAYGQTGSGKSYTMMGSQESKGIIPRLCDKLFSAIANKSTPELMYKVEVSYMEIYNEKVHDLLDPKPNKQSLKVREHNVMGPYVDGLSQLAVTSYQDIDNLMTEGNKSRTVAATNMNAESSRSHAVFSVVLTQILTDQATGVSGEKVSRMSLVDLAGSERAVKTGAVGDRLKEGSNINKSLTTLGLVISKLADQTNGKKSGNDKFVPYRDSVLTWLLKDNLGGNSRTVMVATISPSADNYEETLSTLRYADRAKRIVNHAVVNEDPNARIIRELRHEVETLRSMLKHATGSPVGDVQDKLAESENLMKQISQTWEEKLVKTERIQNERQQALEKMGISVQASGIKVEKNKYYLVNLNADPSLNELLVYYLKERTLIGGRSISGQQPDIQLSGLGIQPEHCVITIEDSGLYMEPVQGARCFVNGSAAVEKTPLQNGDRILWGNHHFFRVNSPKSNNTSMCASEPQTPAQLIDYNFARDEIMQNELSNDPIQTAIARLERQHEEDKQVALEKQRQEYERQFQQLRNILSPSTPYAPYAPYDPLRMGKITPNTPTSQMRVEKWAQERDEMFRRSLGQLKTDIMRANSLVQEANFLAEEMEKKTKFSVTLQIPPANLSPNRRRGAFVSEPAILVKRTNSGSQIWTMEKLENKLIDMREMYQDHKERILNGLDDDSAKPQDPFYESQENHNLIGVANIFLEVLFHDVKLDYHTPIISQQGEVAGRLQVEIERIAGQMPQDRMCESVSESSGDSRDEYDDPVDPTSNQITCRVTIKCASGLPLSLSNFVFCQYTFWGHQEMVVPVINAESTAHDQNMVFKFEHTQDFTVTINEEFLEHCIEGALSIEVWGHRSAGFSRTKGWEVEQQQAKARSLVDRWAELSRKIELWVEIHELNDNGEYSPVEVTNRNEVLTGGIYQLRQGQQRRVNVRVKPVQNSGTLPIICQSIVNVAIGSVTVRSRLQRPLDSYQEEDLTVLREKWSEALGRRRQYLDQQIQMLIKKEEKNEQERERELSLVHQWVSLTEERNAVLVPAPGSGIPGAPASWEPPSGMEPHVPVLFLNLNGDDLSAQNTNDELSVAGINSILSKEHGHKFYTLQILQHLDKDVCCVASWDSSMHDSQALNRVTEANERVYLILRTTVRLSHPAPMDLVLRKRLSINIKKGQTLTDRLKKFRLVRGENAIWQSGVTYEVVSNIPKASEELEDRESLAQLAASGDDCSASDGETYIEKYTRGVSAVESILTLDRLRQNVAVKELETAHGQPLSMRKTVSVPNFSQIMRFDASMESLLNVGRSESFADLNNSALGSKFTPAGHSPAGAGGVIRNRHSFGGKGSSDDSPGKAFGIASPATSKLLGMRMTTLHEEPLGGHKSLDEEPEDSYSDSEYAAEYEQERQQNKSLATRSRLTASKTMDSFMDVSSHSNQSYLSYTSSANANMKHLTGLATLSMSSSTSSGYGSQAVSCNNLSNEDIASMRSMSIDETPDFDRVNSNSPPNRQARVNPFLKDMPKAKAQEPQTEPQAKKLQETFTHPLEQLESRENAQSDEDEREQLPKNNNNNVEAVEEPTKQQEEAELPTESQTELATDNQNGNRSSSSDEVSHSSEELLEGDGIVREELPAGKVVRRKKSNTQPPPINGNSNNNNNNSTSQAPRINHRASVAKMEGLAAYMDSSIMSSSTEVEDESKDVEVILPDWIVVGESVLIRPYNTSGVIRFVGTTEFQPGAWIGVELDTPTGKNDGTVKGIQYFQCKPKHGMFVRSDKLMLDKRGKAMRAYKAAEKSNSISKEMSTSMTGSMTRSKSRGDSLNLSARK, encoded by the exons AAATCGAACTGGGTACAAAATGTAtcgtggaaatggaaaaacagCAGACGATACTGCAGAATCCGCCACCACTGGAAAAAATCGAAAG aAAACAACCAAAGACATTTGCATTCGATCACTGCTTTTACTCACTGAATCCCGAGGACGACAACTTTGCGTCCCAGGAGACAGTATTCGATTGCGTGGGACGTGGAATTCTGGATAATGCATTCCAGGGCTATAATGCGTGCATATTCGCTTACGGCCAGACAG GCTCTGGCAAGTCCTACACGATGATGGGCTCCCAGGAGAGCAAGGGAATCATTCCGCGTCTCTGCGACAAGCTCTTCTCGGCCATAGCCAACAAATCCACACCCGAACTGATGTACAAGGTGGAGGTGTCGTACATGGAGATTTACAACGAGAAGGTCCACGATCTGCTCGATCCCAAGCCGAACAAACAGTCTCTTAAGGTGCGCGAGCACAATGTCATGGGTCCCTATGTGGACGGATTGTCGCAGCTGGCGGTGACATCCTACCAGGACATCGATAACCTCATGACCGAGGGCAACAAATCGCGAACGGTGGCCGCCACGAACATGAACGCCGAGTCCTCGCGCTCCCACGCCGTCTTCTCGGTGGTCCTCACTCAGATACTCACGGATCAGGCGACGGGCGTCAGCGGCGAGAAGGTGTCCCGCATGTCCCTGGTGGATTTGGCTGGCTCCGAGCGAGCCGTGAAAACGGGAGCCGTTGGCGATCGTCTCAAAGAAGGCTCCAACATCAACAA ATCTCTAACCACCCTTGGCCTGGTCATCTCCAAGCTGGCCGATCAAACGAACGGCAAGAAGAGCGGCAACGACAAGTTTGTGCCCTATCGCGACTCCGTGCTCACCTGGCTGCTGAAGGACAATCTGGGTGGCAACTCGAGGACAGTGATGGTGGCCACGATTTCACCCTCGGCGGACAACTACGAGGAAACTCTTTCAACGCTACGTTATGCGGATCGGGCCAAGCGCATTGTTAATCACGCTGTGGTCAACGAAGATCCCAATGCCCGCATCATTCGTGAGCTGCGACACGAGGTGGAGACGCTCAGGAGCATGCTGAAACATGCCACCGGGTCGCCGGTGGGCGATGTCCAGGACAAGCTGGCTGAGAGCGAGAACCTGATGAAGCAGATCTCGCAGACCTGGGAGGAAAAGCTGGTCAAGACGGAGCGCATTCAGAACGAACGACAGCAGGCGCTCGAGAAGATGGGCATCAGTGTGCAGGCCAGTGGCATCAAGGTGGAGAAGAACAAGTACTATTTGGTCAATTTGAACGCCGATCCGTCCCTCAATGAGTTGCTGGTCTACTACCTGAAG GAACGAACGCTGATCGGCGGACGCAGCATCAGTGGCCAGCAGCCGGACATTCAACTTTCCGGCCTGGGCATCCAGCCCGAGCACTGTGTGATCACCATCGAGGACAGTGGTCTGTACATGGAGCCCGTGCAGGGAGCGCGTTGTTTTGTCAACGGATCGGCAGCTGTAGAGAAGACGCCGCTGCAGAATGGCGACCGTATCCTGTGGGGCAACCACCATTTCTTCCGCGTTAACTCGCCGAAGAGCAATAACACGAGTATGTGTGCCTCGGAGCCCCAGACGCCGGCGCAACTGATTGATTACAATTTCGCACGCGATGAGATTATGCAGAACGAGCTGAGCAACGACCCCATCCAGACGGCCATTGCTCGGCTGGAGCGTCAGCACGAGGAAGATAAGCAGGTGGCGCTGGAGAAGCAGCGGCAGGAGTACGAGCGTCAGTTTCAACAGCTGCGCAATATTCTGTCGCCCAGTACACCATATGCTCCCTATGCTCCCTACGATCCGCTGCGCATGGGCAAGATTACCCCGAATACTCCCACTTCGCAGATGCGGGTGGAAAAGTGGGCGCAG GAACGCGATGAGATGTTCCGGCGCAGCTTGGGCCAGCTAAAAACCGATATTATGCGTGCGAATTCTCTGGTCCAGGAGGCCAACTTCCTGGCCGAGGAGATGGAGAAGAAGACCAAGTTCTCGGTCACTCTGCAGATTCCGCCGGCCAATCTGAGTCCCAACAGGCGGCGAGGCGCCTTCGTCAGCGAACCCGCCATTCTGGTGAAGCGCACCAACTCGGGCAGCCAAATCTGGACGATGGAGAAGCTGGAGAACAAGCTGATCGACATGCGCGAGATGTACCAGGATCACAAGGAGCGCATTCTCAACGGATTG GACGACGACAGCGCCAAGCCTCAAGATCCGTTCTACGAGTCGCAGGAGAACCACAATCTCATTGGCGTGGCCAATATATTCCTGGAGGTTCTCTTCCACGACGTCAAGCTGGACTACCACACGCCGATCATCAGCCAGCAAGGCGAGGTGGCGGGTCGTCTGCAGGTGGAGATCGAGCGGATCGCGGGACAGATGCCGCAAGATCGCATGTGCGAGTCGGTCTCCGAGTCATCCGGCGATTCGCGGGATGAGTACGACGACCCGGTGGATCCCACATCCAATCAGATTACCTGCCGTGTGACCATCAAGTGCGCCAGTGGCCTGCCGTTGTCGCTCTCCAACTTCGTCTTTTGCCAGTACACTTTCTGGGGTCACCAGGAGATGGTTGTGCCGGTCATCAACGCGGAGTCAACGGCCCATGATCAGAATATGGTCTTCAAGTTCGAGCACACCCAGGACTTTACGGTCACCATAAACGAAGAGTTTTTGGAGCACTGCATCGAGGGTGCGCTGTCCATCGAAGTATGGGGACATCGCAGTGCCGGCTTCTCCAGGACAAAGGGCTGGGAAGTGGAGCAGCAGCAAGCGAAGGCCCGTTCCCTGGTCGATCGCTGGGCGGAGCTGTCGCGCAAGATCGAGCTTTGGGTGGAGATCCACGAGCTAAACGACAACGGCGAGTATTCGCCGGTGGAGGTGACAAATCGGAATGAAGTACTGACTGGTGGGATTTACCAGTTGCGTCAGGGTCAACAGCGGCGCGTGAATGTGCGGGTGAAGCCCGTGCAGAACTCTGGCACCCTGCCCATCATTTGCCAGTCGATTGTGAACGTGGCCATTGGCAGTGTGACGGTGCGATCTCGTTTGCAGCGACCACTAGACTCGTACCAGGAGGAGGATCTCACTGTGCTGCGCGAGAAGTGGAGCGAGGCGTTGGGACGAAGGCGTCAGTATCTTGACCAGCAGATCCAGATGCTCATAAAGAAGGAGGAGAAGAACGAGCAGGAAAGGGAACGCGAGCTGAGCCTGGTACATCAGTGGGTTTCGCTGACGGAGGAGCGCAATGCGGTCTTAGTGCCGGCTCCTGGTTCGGGCATTCCCGGAGCCCCCGCCTCGTGGGAACCCCCATCGGGAATGGAGCCCCATGTGCCAGTGCTCTTCCTCAACCTCAATGGCGACGATTTGTCCGCGCAGAACACCAACGACGAGCTCTCCGTGGCCGGcatcaattcaattttgtCCAAGGAGCATGGACACAAGTTCTACACGCTGCAGATTCTGCAGCACCTGGACAAGGATGTGTGCTGTGTGGCCAGCTGGGACTCTTCGATGCACGACAGCCAGGCCCTGAATCGTGTGACCGAAGCGAATGAGCGTGTGTATCTCATACTGCGCACCACGGTGCGCCTTTCGCATCCCGCTCCCATGGATCTCGTGCTGCGCAAACGGCTGAGCATAAACATCAAGAAGGGCCAAACGCTGACCGATCGCCTCAAGAAATTCCGACTGGTGCGCGGTGAGAATGCCATTTGGCAGAGCGGCGTCACCTATGAGGTGGTCTCCAACATTCCAAAGGCCTCCGAGGAGCTGGAGGATCGCGAATCGTTGGCCCAGTTGGCGGCTAGCGGTGATGATTGCTCGGCAAGCGACGGCGAAACCTACATAG AGAAATACACGCGTGGCGTTTCGGCGGTGGAGAGCATACTGACCCTGGATCGCCTGCGGCAGAACGTGGCGGTCAAGGAGCTGGAGACGGCCCATGGACAGCCGCTGAGCATGCGCAAGACCGTCAGCGTGCCGAACTTCTCACAG ATTATGCGCTTCGATGCATCGATGGAGTCGCTGCTGAATGTCGGACGCTCCGAGTCCTTTGCCGATCTCAATAACAGTGCGTTGGGCAGCAAATTTACGCCAG CAGGTCACAGTCCAGCAGGAGCAGGCGGAGTCATCCGGAATCGCCACAGCTTCGGCGGCAAGGGAAGCAGCGATGACTCTCCCGGAAAAGCCTTTGGCATCG CTTCGCCGGCCACCAGTAAACTGCTGGGCATGCGCATGACTACGCTGCACGAGGAGCCGCTGGGTGGACACAAGTCACTGGACGAGGAGCCGGAGGACAGCTACAGCGACTCGGAGTACGCCGCCGAGTACGAACAGGAGCGGCAGCAGAACAAGAGCCTGGCCACGCGCTCCCGCCTCACGGCTTCCAAGACCATGGACTCCTTCATGGACGTCAGCAGCCATTCGAACCAGAGCTACTTGAGCTACACGTCCAGTGCCAATGCGAACATGAAGCATCTGACGGGCCTGGCCACTTTGAGCATGAGCTCCTCCACCAGCAGTGGCTACGGCTCGCAGGCTGTCTCCTGCAATAATCTGAGCAACGAGGATATTGCTTCAATGCGTTCCATGAGCATTGATGAGACGCCAG ACTTTGATCGAGTCAACTCGAATTCGCCTCCGAATCGGCAGGCACGAGTCAATCCCTTCCTCAAGGACATGCCCAAAGCCAAAGCACAGGAACCGCAAACGGAGCCGCAGGCCAAGAAGCTGCAGGAAACCTTTACGCATCCGTTGGAGCAGCTGGAGTCCCGGGAGAACGCACAAAGCGACGAGGATGAGCGCGAACAGCTGCCAaagaataacaacaacaatgtgGAGGCGGTCGAGGAGCCGACGAAGCAGCAAGAGGAAGCTGAGCTGCCAACCGAATCACAAACAGAGCTTGCCACAGACAATCAAAACGGCAAcaggtcctcctcctccgacgAGGTGAGCCACAGTTCCGAGGAGCTGCTCGAAGGCGATGGCATTGTGCGGGAGGAGTTGCCCGCTGGAAAGGTGGTGCGGCGCAAGAAGTCCAACACCCAGCCACCTCCGATTAATGGCAACagcaataataacaacaataacagcacAAGTCAGGCACCGCGCATCAATCATCGAGCATCGGTGGCTAAGATGGAGGGTTTGGCCGCCTACATGGACTCCAGCATCATGTCGAGCAGCACAGAAGTTGAAG ATGAGAGCAAGGATGTGGAAGTTATTCTGCCCGATTGGATTGTGGTCGGCGAGTCGGTGTTGATCCGACCCTACAATACCAGCGGCGTCATCCGCTTCGTGGGCACCACAGAGTTCCAGCCCGGCGCCTGGATAGGCGTGGAATTGGACACTCCGACGGGCAAGAACGACGGCACCGTGAAGGGCATTCAGTATTTCCAGTGCAAGCCCAAGCACGGCATGTTCGTGCGCTCCGACAAGCTGATGCTGGACAAGCGCGGCAAGGCGATGCGAGCCTACAAGGCCGCCGAGAAGAGCAACAGCATCAGCAAAG AGATGAGCACCTCGATGACCGGCTCGATGACACGCTCCAAGAGCCGCGGCGATTCGCTAAACCTGTCGGCGCGCAAATGA